From the Paenibacillus sp. FSL H8-0548 genome, one window contains:
- a CDS encoding carbohydrate ABC transporter permease, translating to MVGDKAWGGRIFNGVNMVLLGIIGLVTVLPFIHVFGSSFATAGEIASKKFLLIPTEFTLDAYRYIFSTSTLTRSMLVSIGVTAFGTIWSMLISVLTAYGLSRKDLMGRNWIMFLFVFTMLFNGGMIPTFLAVKETGLLNSYLALIIPVSINVFNMIILKTFFQGLPDALEESAKIDGCNDFGILFRIIIPCSLPAIATISLFYAVTYWNTYMHAILYLSDAAKWPAQVLLRQIIVLASGLSYDNAVYTDVPPPSQAVKMAVIVVATVPVLLVYPFLQKHFAKGALLGSVKA from the coding sequence ATGGTAGGCGACAAAGCATGGGGCGGACGGATTTTTAACGGAGTGAATATGGTACTGCTCGGCATTATTGGATTGGTGACGGTACTACCGTTTATACACGTATTTGGCAGCTCATTTGCCACGGCAGGCGAAATAGCTTCCAAAAAGTTTTTACTAATACCAACGGAATTTACGCTGGATGCGTACAGATATATTTTTTCCACCAGTACATTGACTCGGTCTATGCTCGTTTCGATAGGCGTTACAGCATTTGGCACCATTTGGAGCATGCTGATTTCGGTGTTGACGGCTTATGGACTATCACGCAAGGATCTGATGGGGCGCAATTGGATTATGTTTTTATTCGTATTTACGATGCTGTTCAACGGCGGCATGATCCCGACATTTCTGGCTGTTAAGGAAACGGGTTTGCTGAATTCATACCTGGCTTTGATTATTCCGGTATCCATTAACGTGTTTAATATGATCATTCTCAAAACCTTCTTTCAGGGGCTTCCGGATGCGCTCGAGGAATCGGCCAAAATCGACGGCTGCAACGATTTCGGCATATTATTCCGCATCATAATTCCTTGCTCGCTCCCGGCAATTGCGACAATTTCGCTATTTTACGCCGTGACTTATTGGAATACGTATATGCACGCTATTCTCTATTTAAGCGATGCGGCCAAGTGGCCGGCGCAAGTGCTGCTGCGGCAAATTATCGTACTCGCGAGCGGCTTGAGCTATGACAATGCTGTTTATACGGATGTACCGCCGCCTTCACAAGCGGTGAAAATGGCCGTTATCGTTGTGGCGACGGTACCGGTGCTGCTCGTATATCCGTTTTTACAAAAGCATTTTGCCAAAGGTGCGCTGCTCGGTTCAGTTAA